A DNA window from Oscillatoria sp. FACHB-1406 contains the following coding sequences:
- the ftsH2 gene encoding ATP-dependent zinc metalloprotease FtsH2, translating into MKISWKVILLWSLLPLLIGFFVWQGAFSPAAGNMGNNAASTRMTYGRFLEYLDAERIVGVDLYEGGRTAIVQALDPQLDNRIQLLRVDLPGNAPDLIAKLRDKNVALESHPARNDSALWGFLGNLIFPVLLLGALLFLFRRSSNIPGGPGQAMSFGKSRARFMMEAKTGVMFDDVAGIEEAKEELQEVVTFLKQPERFTAVGARIPKGVLLVGPPGTGKTLLAKAIAGEAGVPFFSISGSEFVEMFVGVGASRVRDLFKKAKENAPCLIFIDEIDAVGRQRGAGIGGGNDEREQTLNQLLTEMDGFEGNTGIIIIAATNRPDVLDAALLRPGRFDRQVTVDAPDLKGRVKVLEVHARNKKLASEISIEAIARRTPGFTGADLANLLNEAAILTARRRKEAMTMLEIDDAVDRVIAGMEGTPLVDSKSKRLIAYHEVGHAIVGTLLKDHDPVQKVTLIPRGQAQGLTWFTPGEEQGLTTRAQLMARIAGAMGGRAAEEEIFGDAEVTTGAGGDLQQTTALARQMVTRFGMSDLGPISLEDQAGEVFLGNSLVSRSEYSEKIATKIDDRVRSIAEEGHQIARQIIRDHRAAVDRLVDLLIEKETLDGDEFRQILSEYADIPEKEQFVPKL; encoded by the coding sequence ATGAAAATTTCCTGGAAAGTAATCCTTCTGTGGTCCCTACTTCCCCTCTTAATCGGCTTCTTTGTCTGGCAGGGAGCCTTTTCCCCGGCGGCGGGTAATATGGGCAATAACGCCGCGAGTACGCGCATGACTTACGGTCGCTTCCTAGAATACCTGGATGCAGAACGAATTGTGGGGGTCGATCTTTACGAAGGAGGGCGTACCGCGATCGTCCAAGCGCTAGATCCGCAACTCGACAACCGCATTCAACTGCTGCGCGTCGATCTGCCCGGAAACGCACCGGATCTAATCGCCAAGCTTAGAGATAAGAACGTCGCCCTAGAATCTCACCCTGCGCGCAATGACAGCGCTTTGTGGGGATTTTTAGGGAACTTAATCTTCCCGGTGCTGTTACTCGGCGCGCTGCTGTTCCTATTCCGCCGTTCTAGCAATATTCCCGGCGGTCCGGGACAAGCGATGAGTTTCGGCAAGTCGCGCGCGCGTTTCATGATGGAAGCGAAGACGGGCGTAATGTTTGACGACGTAGCGGGGATTGAAGAGGCGAAGGAAGAACTGCAAGAAGTTGTGACTTTCCTCAAGCAACCGGAACGCTTTACGGCAGTCGGCGCGCGCATTCCCAAGGGTGTTTTGCTCGTCGGGCCTCCGGGAACGGGTAAAACGCTGCTAGCTAAAGCGATCGCGGGCGAAGCGGGCGTTCCTTTCTTCAGCATCTCCGGTTCGGAATTTGTCGAAATGTTCGTCGGTGTCGGTGCGTCGCGGGTGCGCGATTTGTTTAAGAAAGCGAAGGAAAATGCACCTTGCTTGATCTTTATCGATGAAATCGATGCAGTCGGTCGCCAGCGCGGTGCTGGGATTGGCGGCGGTAACGACGAACGCGAACAAACCCTCAACCAACTGTTAACGGAAATGGACGGCTTTGAGGGCAATACGGGGATTATTATTATCGCGGCGACGAACCGACCGGATGTGTTGGATGCGGCGCTGTTGCGTCCGGGACGTTTCGACCGTCAGGTGACGGTGGATGCGCCGGATTTGAAAGGTCGCGTGAAGGTATTGGAAGTTCACGCGCGCAATAAGAAGCTAGCATCGGAAATTTCGATTGAAGCGATCGCGCGACGGACTCCCGGATTTACGGGCGCAGATTTGGCAAACTTGCTCAACGAAGCGGCAATTTTAACCGCGCGGCGGCGCAAAGAGGCGATGACGATGTTAGAAATCGACGATGCGGTCGATCGCGTCATTGCGGGGATGGAAGGTACGCCGTTGGTGGATAGTAAGAGTAAGCGTTTGATTGCTTACCACGAAGTCGGTCACGCGATCGTCGGTACTCTCTTAAAAGACCACGATCCGGTACAAAAAGTCACCTTAATTCCGCGCGGACAAGCGCAAGGTTTGACCTGGTTCACTCCCGGCGAAGAACAAGGATTGACGACGCGGGCGCAATTAATGGCGCGTATTGCGGGCGCAATGGGCGGACGCGCGGCGGAAGAAGAAATCTTCGGCGATGCGGAAGTCACGACGGGTGCAGGCGGCGACTTGCAGCAAACGACGGCGTTAGCGCGGCAAATGGTCACGCGCTTCGGGATGAGCGATTTGGGGCCGATTTCCCTTGAAGATCAAGCCGGAGAAGTATTTTTAGGCAATAGTTTGGTTTCGCGTTCTGAATATTCTGAAAAGATCGCGACTAAAATTGACGATCGCGTTCGTTCGATTGCCGAAGAAGGACATCAAATCGCTCGTCAAATTATTCGGGATCATCGCGCCGCAGTTGATCGCTTGGTCGATCTGTTAATTGAGAAGGAAACGCTCGATGGCGACGAGTTCCGCCAAATCCTTTCGGAATATGCAGATATTCCTGAAAAGGAACAGTTCGTACCGAAACTGTAA
- a CDS encoding dynamin family protein — MDTLRIGSEVVELLSRITGQKLNQRDITPTVLFLANLITLLLGVIFADGQVTEEEKRQLQKTLNQFIPLEGSVRQLTQLMLKGVREQKIYTTSQNFRLLTAPLSEPEKLLLIGLGYKMSAADGNIDKQERKYLQVVSNLLSIDLRYLSVLESGFTDHCDFEPMALNEVRFLLDPTRFHKLEPAFLQAASQIIDKLPKASYHENTCNNLALSHHNLERFKSYLKCLETISHNLLNVISECTERKLLSPMLTEEAQQIHEKSKSQRFRLSVVGEFSQGKSTLLNVLLGEEIQPVRAIPCSGVVTVLKYGKQKRVVCCYRDGREEEIPFDQYQEKATISEEVALEDEVEELLKSELVEIVLEHPDLDMCRYGVEIVDSPGLNEHPARTMLTQQLLKETDAVIFLTNASRPLTEGERNLIHSLRIQLNGGRVEEPTDNLFIVVNFIDLLRREKDFQDVKRRIEKFVYEQQKIVREKNRVHYISAQAALEAILEKNENDFWLSFKSFSEAVEEFLSNECGIIKINQLIARISNLSQYIYDEINRFERLMDSNIENSDESIQVTIEKIGEISGRDTKLKIFADDLREAAVDEIRESWDNWLDGLLERLAEKAENWTSEHSAIWSKDKLIKDYVNQFNQNLSTELESWIETELKQEILKPYIEILDREIHKNSQAIKHNFFQSGDTLMNSDSNWIFCREQKSAEEENIMGGVALAGLGAALFIPAFIFAGPILGLIGSLFGGGLIGKGIGNVLDFDTAIRVKVFESGWQQFSESSADIEKINEIIGEAFDKKVEQTDEIMTKAIAVHESRIAQQEKAMLATLEQRELEKAWLEQKRQELDRVRQELETVLSQLPR, encoded by the coding sequence ATGGATACTTTGCGTATTGGATCTGAGGTAGTTGAACTCCTGTCGCGCATTACTGGACAGAAGCTCAATCAACGGGATATTACACCAACTGTATTGTTCCTTGCTAATTTAATAACGCTCCTCTTAGGTGTAATCTTTGCAGATGGGCAGGTGACAGAAGAAGAGAAGCGGCAGCTTCAGAAAACTCTCAACCAATTTATCCCACTTGAGGGGAGTGTACGACAATTAACTCAACTAATGCTAAAAGGTGTACGAGAACAAAAAATATATACAACATCTCAAAATTTTAGACTTCTGACTGCTCCTCTCTCAGAACCAGAAAAGCTACTGTTAATCGGCTTGGGTTATAAAATGTCAGCAGCAGATGGAAATATAGATAAACAAGAGCGGAAATATTTACAAGTCGTCTCTAATTTGTTGAGCATCGATCTGCGATATCTGTCCGTGTTGGAATCTGGATTTACTGATCATTGCGATTTCGAGCCAATGGCTTTAAATGAGGTTCGTTTTCTCCTAGACCCAACTCGTTTTCACAAATTAGAGCCTGCATTTCTTCAAGCAGCGAGTCAAATCATAGATAAATTGCCAAAGGCATCTTATCACGAAAATACGTGCAACAATTTGGCTTTATCTCACCATAATCTTGAGAGATTTAAGTCGTATCTCAAATGTTTAGAAACGATTAGTCATAATCTTCTTAATGTTATCTCTGAATGTACAGAGCGAAAACTTCTTTCACCAATGCTGACAGAAGAGGCTCAGCAAATTCATGAAAAATCGAAATCCCAACGATTTCGATTATCAGTCGTAGGAGAATTTAGTCAAGGTAAGTCAACACTTCTTAATGTCTTACTAGGCGAAGAAATTCAGCCTGTTAGAGCAATCCCTTGTAGTGGGGTGGTTACAGTTTTGAAATATGGAAAACAAAAACGAGTAGTTTGCTGTTATAGAGATGGGCGCGAAGAAGAGATTCCGTTTGATCAATATCAAGAAAAAGCAACTATTTCTGAAGAAGTAGCATTGGAAGATGAAGTAGAAGAACTGCTTAAGTCCGAATTAGTGGAAATTGTCTTAGAGCATCCGGATCTAGATATGTGTCGTTATGGAGTAGAAATTGTTGATTCTCCCGGTCTAAATGAACATCCGGCTCGCACAATGTTGACTCAACAATTGTTAAAAGAAACTGATGCAGTTATTTTTTTGACAAATGCTTCGCGTCCTCTCACAGAAGGGGAGCGAAATTTAATTCATAGTTTAAGAATACAACTGAATGGCGGGAGAGTTGAGGAACCTACGGATAATCTTTTTATAGTTGTCAATTTTATCGATTTGCTGCGTAGAGAAAAAGATTTTCAGGATGTTAAGCGTCGCATTGAAAAGTTTGTCTACGAACAGCAAAAAATTGTTCGAGAAAAAAATCGCGTTCACTATATCTCTGCTCAGGCTGCTCTAGAAGCAATTTTAGAAAAAAATGAAAATGATTTTTGGCTTAGCTTTAAGTCTTTTTCTGAGGCAGTTGAAGAATTTTTGAGCAATGAGTGTGGCATCATAAAGATAAATCAACTAATTGCTAGAATCAGCAACTTAAGCCAATACATTTATGATGAAATCAATCGATTTGAAAGACTTATGGACAGCAATATAGAAAATTCAGATGAATCTATACAAGTCACAATCGAAAAAATTGGTGAAATAAGTGGAAGAGATACAAAACTAAAGATATTTGCAGACGACTTGAGAGAAGCAGCAGTTGACGAAATCAGAGAATCTTGGGATAACTGGTTAGACGGATTGCTAGAGCGTTTAGCAGAAAAAGCTGAAAATTGGACATCCGAGCATTCAGCAATATGGAGTAAAGATAAGCTCATAAAAGATTATGTGAATCAGTTCAATCAAAACTTATCTACAGAATTAGAATCATGGATTGAAACTGAGTTAAAACAGGAAATCTTAAAACCGTATATTGAAATTCTCGATCGTGAAATACACAAGAATTCACAAGCCATTAAACATAACTTTTTTCAATCTGGGGACACTTTGATGAATTCTGATTCTAATTGGATATTTTGCAGAGAACAGAAAAGTGCTGAAGAAGAAAATATTATGGGAGGGGTGGCTCTGGCTGGTTTGGGAGCAGCATTATTTATACCAGCATTTATTTTTGCAGGTCCAATCCTAGGACTTATAGGTAGTTTATTCGGAGGCGGCCTGATTGGTAAAGGGATAGGCAATGTGCTGGACTTCGATACAGCAATTAGAGTTAAGGTTTTTGAGAGTGGTTGGCAGCAATTTTCAGAGTCATCAGCAGACATTGAAAAGATCAACGAGATCATTGGAGAAGCGTTTGATAAAAAAGTAGAACAGACTGACGAAATAATGACCAAAGCAATTGCTGTTCATGAGAGCAGAATAGCGCAACAAGAAAAAGCTATGCTGGCAACTCTTGAACAACGCGAGTTAGAAAAAGCGTGGCTTGAACAAAAACGCCAAGAACTCGATCGCGTGCGCCAAGAACTCGAAACCGTATTAAGTCAACTTCCCAGATAG
- the crcB gene encoding fluoride efflux transporter CrcB, whose translation MNSPFLVPFWIALGAIPGALSRYYIAIFSAKKIDARFPYGTLIVNLSGAFLIGFASQLLSAMVASQALKLFVLVGFLGSYTTFSTYELDADVLFEVGEPKQAFLYWLGSPVFGAICIGLGALVAQKLF comes from the coding sequence ATGAATTCTCCCTTTCTCGTTCCTTTTTGGATCGCGCTCGGCGCTATTCCCGGAGCGCTAAGCCGCTACTATATCGCGATATTTAGTGCCAAAAAAATTGACGCTCGTTTTCCTTATGGAACTTTAATCGTGAATTTGTCGGGCGCATTTTTAATAGGTTTTGCTAGCCAACTCTTATCAGCAATGGTTGCAAGCCAAGCGCTAAAATTATTTGTATTAGTGGGATTTTTGGGGTCTTATACGACATTTTCAACGTATGAATTAGATGCTGATGTGTTATTTGAGGTGGGCGAACCCAAGCAAGCTTTTCTGTATTGGTTGGGTAGTCCGGTTTTCGGTGCGATTTGTATTGGACTAGGAGCGTTAGTCGCACAAAAACTGTTTTAA
- the crcB gene encoding fluoride efflux transporter CrcB — translation MSLKDIVKGSARFRPIAAISLGAIAGSLSRYYLGLGIANILGTQFPYSTLIVNITGCLMMGFLATILLSKSLRFYPDLRLFLLTGFLGSYTTFSSYELESITLLNEQKLGGFGVYWAGSFLLGFVALKGGIFIARKSLKIKNNTQS, via the coding sequence TTGAGTCTCAAAGATATTGTTAAGGGAAGTGCGCGCTTTCGCCCGATCGCTGCGATTTCACTCGGCGCGATCGCGGGTTCCTTAAGCCGTTACTATTTGGGTTTAGGAATTGCCAATATTTTAGGGACTCAATTCCCTTATAGCACTTTAATCGTTAACATCACGGGCTGCTTAATGATGGGATTTTTAGCAACAATATTGCTCTCAAAATCCCTACGCTTTTATCCCGATCTACGTTTATTTCTTTTGACGGGATTTCTCGGCTCTTACACGACATTTTCGAGCTACGAACTCGAAAGTATTACGCTGTTAAACGAGCAGAAATTAGGCGGTTTTGGTGTTTATTGGGCGGGCAGTTTTTTGCTTGGATTTGTCGCTCTGAAAGGAGGAATCTTTATCGCAAGAAAAAGTTTGAAAATAAAAAATAATACTCAAAGCTGA
- a CDS encoding RNB domain-containing ribonuclease has translation MEKGTPIEFRVQGERRLAVIDRPEGKKKWIVIDERGQAHSLPPQRIEYAIEGEICKPTELTALRAGIEDYLDPSSLEVAWELLVEDGTGVTPGELAQLLFSDTSPSLCYAAHLLLADDKVYFKKKAEHYEPRSATQVAEIKHQQEVERERLREKEGFFNRVREALAGEAVEWQESDRARLEAIEKLVLYPEQTHRLAQELLEALGRTASPQTALELLVELGRWSPHENLFLRRSSFPTYFPQKVLDVAQQRLQSPPPDSERDRLDLTHLKVYTIDDESTREIDDGLSVEFLEGGTAKLWIHIADPTRLVAIGDDLDLEARRRSTSLYLPTGTIPMFPEALATGPMSLVQGQVCSALSFSTTLDNTGAVLDYSIHASLIKPTYRLTYDDVDEMLELGITAEPEIERLATLADLRRSWRHSQGSIDIRMPEASIKVKGNEEIEIDLLDDSRSRQLVAEMMILAGEIAGRYALEHNIPLPFRGQAQPELPPEEELLLLPAGPVRFCAMRCRMPRSEMGITPNRHAGLGLEIYTQVTSPIRRYTDLLAHFQLKAHLRGEPLPFEPSQLQELIFSVTSSAYEATLVERQTNRYWGLEYLRRHSDRVWTALMLRWLQEDNNLALILLEDLGLELPHRFNRNANLGERLNVRVASADPRQDFIRFRECLPEEAAASMI, from the coding sequence GTGGAGAAGGGAACGCCGATCGAATTTAGAGTCCAAGGAGAACGCCGTCTGGCCGTTATCGACCGTCCGGAAGGCAAAAAAAAATGGATCGTTATCGACGAGCGAGGTCAGGCGCATTCCCTTCCCCCTCAGCGCATTGAGTACGCGATCGAAGGCGAGATTTGCAAGCCGACAGAGCTAACGGCGTTGCGAGCGGGAATTGAAGATTATCTCGATCCTTCCAGTTTAGAAGTGGCTTGGGAGTTACTGGTAGAAGACGGGACGGGAGTCACCCCCGGAGAACTCGCCCAGTTACTCTTTTCCGATACGAGTCCGTCGCTGTGTTATGCCGCGCATTTGCTTTTGGCGGACGATAAGGTTTATTTCAAGAAAAAAGCAGAACATTACGAACCGCGCTCTGCAACTCAGGTTGCTGAAATCAAGCATCAACAAGAAGTCGAACGAGAACGCCTTCGGGAAAAGGAAGGATTTTTCAATCGGGTGCGCGAAGCCTTAGCGGGAGAAGCGGTAGAGTGGCAAGAGAGCGATCGCGCGCGCTTAGAAGCGATCGAAAAACTCGTCCTCTATCCCGAACAAACCCATCGTCTCGCTCAAGAACTTTTAGAAGCCTTGGGACGCACTGCAAGTCCCCAAACTGCCTTAGAGTTGTTAGTAGAACTCGGTCGCTGGAGTCCCCACGAAAATCTATTTCTGCGCCGTAGCTCTTTTCCGACTTACTTTCCTCAAAAGGTTCTCGACGTGGCTCAGCAACGCTTGCAGTCTCCTCCACCGGATTCCGAACGCGATCGGCTCGATTTAACGCATCTAAAAGTGTATACCATCGATGACGAAAGCACCCGCGAGATCGATGACGGTTTGAGCGTTGAATTTCTCGAAGGGGGAACGGCAAAACTCTGGATTCACATCGCCGACCCCACCCGTTTAGTGGCGATTGGCGACGATCTCGACCTAGAAGCGCGCCGCCGCAGTACCAGCCTTTACCTGCCGACGGGAACGATCCCCATGTTCCCCGAAGCTTTAGCGACTGGGCCGATGAGTTTAGTGCAAGGACAAGTTTGTTCTGCCCTCAGTTTTAGTACGACGCTCGATAATACCGGAGCAGTCCTCGACTACAGCATTCATGCCAGTCTGATTAAACCGACCTATCGCCTCACCTACGACGATGTAGACGAGATGCTGGAGTTGGGCATTACCGCAGAGCCGGAAATCGAACGACTGGCGACGCTGGCTGATTTGCGCCGTTCGTGGCGACATTCCCAAGGTTCGATTGACATCCGGATGCCGGAAGCCTCGATTAAGGTTAAAGGCAACGAAGAAATCGAGATCGATTTATTGGACGATTCGCGATCGCGCCAACTCGTCGCCGAAATGATGATCCTCGCCGGGGAAATCGCCGGACGCTACGCCCTCGAACATAATATTCCCCTACCCTTTCGCGGACAAGCACAACCCGAACTGCCCCCGGAAGAAGAACTTTTACTGCTTCCCGCCGGGCCGGTTCGCTTTTGCGCCATGCGTTGCCGGATGCCGCGCAGCGAGATGGGAATTACGCCCAATCGCCACGCCGGTTTAGGTCTCGAAATTTACACCCAAGTCACCTCGCCGATTCGCCGCTACACCGATTTGCTGGCGCACTTTCAACTCAAAGCCCACCTGCGAGGAGAACCGCTGCCCTTCGAGCCGTCGCAACTGCAAGAATTGATCTTTAGCGTTACTTCTTCGGCTTACGAAGCCACGTTAGTGGAACGACAAACCAATCGTTATTGGGGGTTGGAATACCTGCGCCGTCACAGCGATCGCGTTTGGACTGCCTTGATGCTACGTTGGTTGCAAGAAGATAATAACCTCGCTTTGATTTTGTTAGAAGATTTGGGCTTGGAACTGCCGCACCGCTTTAATCGCAACGCTAACTTAGGCGAGCGTTTGAATGTTCGCGTTGCTAGTGCCGACCCGAGGCAAGATTTCATTCGCTTCCGGGAATGTTTGCCCGAAGAAGCGGCGGCATCGATGATTTAA
- a CDS encoding thermonuclease family protein yields MVETRKLVLSLVGTCFLLLSSGCDSGQVVERVSDGDTLAVLEPGGQKITVRFACVDAPEVPHSAKERSSKRAVDVNQFKWGSRAQQRVEELLKTSDNRIVLTITDSDRYGRKVAEVRTKDGVFIQEVLTKEGLALAYRPYFKDCPSSAAIEQAETEAKSRRRGVWSDSKFTSPWEYRKFK; encoded by the coding sequence ATGGTTGAAACAAGAAAGTTAGTTTTAAGTTTAGTAGGAACCTGTTTCCTATTATTATCAAGCGGATGCGATTCCGGTCAAGTTGTCGAGCGCGTCAGCGATGGCGATACCCTTGCCGTTCTCGAACCGGGAGGTCAAAAAATCACCGTGCGATTTGCCTGCGTCGATGCTCCAGAAGTTCCCCATTCAGCGAAAGAACGGTCTAGCAAACGCGCCGTCGATGTCAATCAGTTTAAGTGGGGAAGTCGAGCGCAGCAGCGAGTCGAAGAACTATTAAAAACTAGCGACAATCGTATTGTTCTAACGATAACGGATAGCGATCGCTACGGCAGAAAAGTTGCGGAAGTTCGCACCAAAGATGGGGTTTTTATCCAAGAAGTTTTAACAAAAGAAGGACTCGCCCTAGCCTACCGTCCTTACTTCAAAGATTGTCCGAGTTCTGCCGCGATCGAGCAAGCAGAAACGGAGGCAAAAAGTAGACGGCGTGGCGTTTGGAGCGATAGTAAATTTACCTCGCCTTGGGAGTATCGAAAATTCAAATAG
- the rpsR gene encoding 30S ribosomal protein S18: MAYFRKRLSPIKPGDPIDYKDVELLRKFITERGKILPRRITNLTCQQQKDLTTAIKQARYLALLPYVNAEG; encoded by the coding sequence ATGGCTTACTTTCGCAAACGTCTTTCCCCCATCAAACCGGGCGACCCCATCGATTATAAAGATGTGGAACTGCTACGCAAATTTATCACCGAGCGAGGCAAGATTCTGCCGCGTCGGATTACGAACCTGACCTGCCAACAGCAAAAAGATTTAACCACAGCCATCAAACAAGCGCGCTATCTGGCACTGCTGCCTTACGTTAACGCTGAAGGCTAG
- the rpmG gene encoding 50S ribosomal protein L33 produces the protein MASKKGVRLIITLECTECRTNPDKRSNGVSRYTTSKNRRNTTARLELKKFCTHCNKHTVHKEIK, from the coding sequence ATGGCCAGCAAAAAGGGCGTAAGACTGATTATCACGCTGGAATGCACCGAATGTCGAACCAATCCCGACAAGCGTTCCAACGGCGTTTCCCGCTACACCACCAGCAAAAACCGTCGCAACACGACAGCGCGGCTAGAACTGAAAAAGTTCTGCACGCACTGCAACAAGCACACGGTTCATAAAGAAATCAAGTAA
- the glp gene encoding gephyrin-like molybdotransferase Glp: MISSQEAEAKILQLVSALDREIDVETVDLTAAPGRILATDVTSSLDFPHWDNSAMDGYAVRYADVQSCPVTLDIIEEIPAGVQPQKRVEMAQAARIFTGAILPEGADTIVMQEQTRREENRVTILQAPQCQEFVRHRASFYQAGETLLEAGIAIAAPEIAVLAAAQCTQLTVYRRPRVAILSTGDELVSPEKTLQPGQIVDSNQYALAAFVAQNGGIPLQLGIVRDRPDELKDAIANAIASADFVLSTGGVSVGDYDYIDRILQELGGAIHIQSVAIKPGKPLTVATFARKDKSCLYFGIPGNPVSALVTAWRFVLPALKKLSGLATNWSPELIKVRTQFELKGAMQRETYLWGKVQLIDGYYRFVVAGGSHSSSNLINLAQTNALAIVPLGVKQIAAGTEIWAMRV, encoded by the coding sequence ATGATTTCATCTCAAGAAGCCGAAGCTAAAATCTTACAACTTGTTTCTGCCCTCGATCGCGAAATTGACGTAGAAACCGTCGATTTAACTGCCGCACCGGGACGCATTCTCGCAACCGATGTTACCAGCAGCTTGGATTTTCCCCATTGGGATAATTCGGCGATGGATGGCTATGCGGTGCGCTATGCAGACGTACAATCTTGTCCGGTAACGCTGGATATTATTGAGGAAATTCCGGCGGGAGTTCAACCGCAAAAACGAGTCGAAATGGCGCAAGCGGCGCGCATTTTTACGGGCGCAATCTTACCGGAGGGCGCGGATACGATTGTGATGCAGGAACAGACAAGGCGGGAGGAAAATCGAGTCACAATCTTGCAAGCGCCGCAGTGTCAAGAATTTGTGCGCCATCGCGCTTCATTTTACCAAGCGGGGGAGACGTTGCTCGAGGCGGGAATCGCGATCGCAGCCCCAGAAATTGCCGTTCTCGCTGCCGCCCAATGCACCCAACTCACCGTTTACCGCCGTCCCCGCGTTGCCATCCTCTCCACCGGCGATGAGTTAGTCTCACCGGAAAAAACCCTGCAACCGGGGCAGATTGTCGATTCCAATCAATACGCACTGGCTGCATTTGTCGCGCAAAATGGCGGCATTCCCCTACAATTGGGGATAGTCCGCGATCGCCCCGATGAATTAAAAGACGCGATCGCAAATGCCATTGCCAGCGCCGATTTTGTCCTCTCTACCGGCGGCGTTTCCGTCGGCGATTACGATTATATCGATCGCATCTTACAAGAACTCGGCGGCGCAATTCACATCCAATCCGTTGCCATCAAACCGGGCAAACCTTTAACCGTTGCTACTTTTGCCCGCAAAGATAAATCCTGCCTCTATTTTGGCATCCCTGGCAATCCCGTTTCCGCTTTAGTCACGGCTTGGCGATTCGTCCTGCCTGCCCTCAAAAAACTATCGGGATTGGCAACAAATTGGAGTCCGGAATTGATTAAAGTCAGAACCCAATTTGAGTTAAAAGGTGCGATGCAGCGCGAAACTTATTTGTGGGGAAAAGTACAGCTTATAGATGGATATTACCGCTTTGTTGTTGCGGGCGGCAGTCACAGTTCGAGCAACTTAATTAACCTCGCTCAAACCAATGCTTTAGCCATTGTTCCGTTAGGAGTTAAACAAATTGCAGCAGGAACAGAAATTTGGGCGATGCGAGTTTAA
- a CDS encoding RDD family protein, which yields MRIGVSAIGLEIEWFADRSSLLLKMYDDRPKPKSFPRVPFERRTYAFLIDFVSIWLVSAMAGNWEFQAIVFLAAWFGLRVIWVGRNQGQSLGGWAMDEKVLDLRFRRVPDLVTLAKREAILGGTALLAMAGLNLFFTNSFSTLLLVSPLLADCGAAFTDDSYNQAFHDRISGTVIIQSKRGFSLDLRVKRVLDELKYRMRK from the coding sequence TTGAGAATTGGTGTCAGTGCCATTGGACTGGAAATTGAATGGTTCGCCGATCGCAGTTCGCTATTGTTAAAGATGTACGACGACAGACCTAAACCCAAAAGCTTCCCGCGCGTTCCCTTCGAGCGCCGCACCTATGCCTTTTTAATTGATTTTGTTAGCATTTGGCTCGTCAGCGCAATGGCAGGAAACTGGGAGTTTCAAGCCATTGTGTTCCTCGCCGCTTGGTTCGGGTTGCGGGTGATTTGGGTGGGGCGCAACCAGGGGCAGAGTTTGGGCGGTTGGGCGATGGATGAAAAAGTTCTCGATTTGCGCTTTCGGCGCGTTCCGGATCTCGTGACGCTGGCAAAGCGCGAAGCCATTCTCGGCGGGACAGCACTACTGGCGATGGCGGGGTTGAACCTCTTTTTTACCAACTCATTTAGTACGCTCTTATTAGTCTCGCCCCTACTGGCAGACTGCGGCGCGGCGTTCACCGACGACAGCTACAACCAAGCTTTTCACGATCGCATCTCCGGTACAGTCATCATTCAAAGCAAGCGCGGCTTTTCCCTCGACCTCCGTGTAAAAAGAGTGCTTGATGAATTAAAGTATCGTATGCGAAAATAG